From the Sebastes umbrosus isolate fSebUmb1 chromosome 2, fSebUmb1.pri, whole genome shotgun sequence genome, one window contains:
- the atxn1l gene encoding ataxin-1-like yields MKQAQERNQECLPPKKRDLLVSNNSGAGGTGGGVGAAGGGGGGGGSGGGSSAGGGVGEDEVVSIQNSAANSDTQGGTPSGEWLRAQPGLHYGVDNPEGIPAVPVDQYSMLYKVALPSVTYSPTSLHPVLSHISPAYTVHSSLLQHPGLSYPPLGYAQIPHSSLQFVSSPYAAVPYALPPGFVPGSLISPSGTIPQSHAVSHLVPYPSVIQEGVVSPPPQAQVAAHTFAKGRISGVPLMLPSEQTAQQHLGTLGVLPATELDSRGLPVFYHSQGARAATATRDPHSAQQENEPEMNGGDKEQGTRVVVLDSAYTARNARLLQVASNSVAQEYSQDRGLLNRRLEERSSPGQCSTPDSDLEVQQVVGRFVSSSQGGVRKEVSFAPLNLSQGAQRARDVHGESTGVISGRTAYTAQAASYTDPRLTGLQQQSGQPGHAVMLANGQPVLIPLEYHLQHHPQPPQQHYPGQVNDASASHASTTMASLNPSFKASDSSARVCLLERADPTAAQQQLPHQVPHQPPVQPTADVTQALASSLAPSSAPSNPSHFMKGAIIQLATGELKRVEDLQTQDFVRSAEVSGGLKIDSSMVVDIRASQQRPGLVSLHFTVGEQQSKVTIDVPPEHPFFVFGQGWSSCSPERTAQLYGLACHHLQVGDVCVSITLQQQLQAQQQKQPQHHHSQQQQQQQQNLSRTLSKTNATSGPGHQLMGPPAPQQSRPPSHFRLDRIHRERQRDGENAVDKEEATHFGVVGHSESPIRTSRTSAEHPRSQSSYHLHTESSAFAGAGMGAMQAALGASQRRWSSPGLQRYNMKGDDGPRPQISTSGHTRPSFIPQEVKLSIEGRSNAGK; encoded by the exons ATGAAACAAGCTCAGGAGCGCAACCAGGAGTGCCTGCCTCCTAAGAAGAGGGACCTCCTAGTTAGTAACAACAGTGGAGCTGgagggacaggaggaggagttggGGCTGCAGGAGGgggtggtggcggtggcggaAGTGGAGGTGGCAGtagtgctggtggtggtgttggagaAGATGAAGTGGTTTCCATCCAGAACTCTGCAGCCAACAGTGACACTCAGGGAGGGACCCCATCTGGAGAGTGGCTGCGAGCTCAGCCAGGTCTTCATTATGGAGTGGATAATCCTGAGGGTATACCAGCAGTGCCAGTTGACCAGTACAGTATGCTCTACAAAGTGGCTCTTCCATCTGTTACCTACTCACCTACCAGTCTTCACCCAGTGTTAAGCCACATCTCTCCAGCCTACACTGTACACTCATCTCTCCTGCAGCATCCAGGCCTTTCCTATCCTCCTCTTGGTTACGCCCAGATCCCTCATTCCTCTCTCCAGTTTGTTAGTTCCCCTTATGCAGCGGTACCTTACGCTCTACCCCCTGGCTTTGTCCCGGGTTCATTAATCTCTCCCTCAGGCACCATTCCTCAGTCCCATGCTGTGTCCCACCTTGTTCCCTATCCATCTGTCATACAGGAAGGGGTTGTTTCCCCACCTCCCCAGGCCCAGGTAGCTGCTCATACCTTTGCCAAAGGCAGAATCAGCGGTGTCCCGCTGATGCTGCCTTCAGAGCAAACTGCCCAGCAGCACCTTGGTACCCTAGGAGTCCTGCCCGCGACAGAGCTCGACTCTCGAGGGTTGCCGGTCTTCTATCACTCCCAGGGCGCCAGGGCTGCCACTGCCACCAGAGACCCCCACAGTGCCCAGCAGGAGAATGAACCAGAGATGAATGGAGGCGATAAAGAGCAGGGAACTAGGGTGGTCGTACTCGACTCGGCCTACACTGCCAGAAATGCACGTCTGCTGCAGGTAGCATCCAACTCTGTTGCCCAGGAGTACAGCCAAGACAGAGGCCTGCTGAACCGAaggctggaggagaggagctcaCCGGGCCAGTGCAGCACTCCAGACAGCGACCTCGAG GTGCAGCAGGTGGTTGGTCGTTTTGTTTCCTCTAGCCAAGGTGGAGTGCGGAAAGAGGTCTCCTTTGCTCCTTTGAATCTCTCTCAGGGTGCCCAGAGAGCCAGAGATGTCCACGGAGAGAGCACAGGTGTAATTTCCGGACGGACTGCGTACACGGCCCAGGCTGCGAGTTACACTGATCCCAGACTGACCGGTCTCCAGCAGCAATCAGGACAACCAGGCCATGCTGTCATGCTTGCCAACGGGCAACCAGTTCTTATTCCCTTGGAGTATCACCTGCAGCATCACCCCCAACCACCACAGCAACACTACCCAGGGCAGGTTAATGATGCCTCAGCCAGCCATGCCTCTACCACCATGGCCTCCCTTAACCCAAGCTTTAAAGCCTCTGATTCTTCAGCCAGAGTGTGCCTCCTTGAAAGGGCGGATCCGACCGcagctcagcagcagctccCCCATCAGGTCCCCCATCAGCCTCCTGTCCAGCCTACAGCAGATGTGACGCAGGCCTTAGCTTCGAGCCTCGCTCCTTCCTCGGCTCCCTCCAACCCGTCACACTTCATGAAGGGAGCCATTATCCAGCTGGCTACTGGGGAACTGAAGCGTGTGGAGGACCTGCAGACTCAGGACTTTGTGAGGAGCGCCGAGGTGAGTGGGGGGCTTAAGATTGACTCCAGCATGGTGGTGGACATCCGTGCCAGCCAACAGAGGCCAGGTCTTGTGTCGCTTCACTTTACTGTGGGGGAGCAGCAGAGCAAAGTGACCATCGATGTTCCCCCGGAGCACCCTTTTTTTGTGTTCGGGCAAGGCTGGTCGTCCTGCAGCCCCGAGCGCACCGCCCAGCTCTACGGCTTGGCCTGCCATCATCTGCAAGTAGGAGacgtgtgtgtgtccatcaccctgcagcagcagcttcaggcacagcagcagaaacaaccACAGCACCATCAttcacaacagcaacaacaacaacagcagaaccTGTCCAGGACTTTGAGCAAAACCAACGCTACATCAGGACCTGGTCACCAGCTCATGGGGCCTCCTGCCCCTCAGCAGTCACGGCCCCCGTCTCATTTCAGGCTAGACCGCAtccacagagaaagacagagggatGGGGAAAATGCAGTTGATAAGGAGGAAGCCACACATTTTGGGGTTGTTGGGCACTCTGAGTCGCCCATCAGAACCAGTAGGACCTCAGCAGAGCATCCAAGGAGCCAGAGCAGTTACCACTTGCACACAGAGAGCTCTGCTTTTGCAGGGGCAGGGATGGGAGCAATGCAGGCTGCGCTAGGTGCTTCTCAGAGGCGCTGGTCTTCACCTGGCCTCCAAAGATACAATATGAAGGGAGACGATGGGCCACGCCCTCAAATAAGCACCTCCGGCCACACAAGGCCCTCTTTCATCCCCCAGGAGGTCAAACTGTCCATTGAGGGGCGCTCTAATGCAGGGAAGTAG